A stretch of Peteryoungia algae DNA encodes these proteins:
- a CDS encoding DUF6638 family protein, whose protein sequence is MNRLLEAELIYGRLLPIREPHLVARYNKALVAFGLPETKLAEFDIDITGFSPQVAAELGDPDYLDPLKVNRRFIILTPEQDSLPVVHTSFSNTAGLMHEFFAANARAIHAITLRDTLYGEIEDSVSEVKTLEDLLSINEVKFKVLSAEDLLGKAGQLRQLCDALVSSPDAWRDDDMLNRMVALAKETGDIRQNTLVPDKLVFRHDAFWADHFGGVFVFVDEKITTVICDPEAPGFRRSRPWQVSYISIHDAGLVGDFLARTGRLELPRASWVESSGLFAHRLEMALLSVAASLDPVPDLSRTDAVWMQTFLHRNAKAINERGVYPMLQEALRTLGRTGNLRMADIDPKLRLWLVRAEPSHPDQWLTNRLIAHLTAEDFVSRFVFDKQGFYRAYERYPEAYRDYVVSRLSDTYLKDKAAFRKRLYGLGDDHA, encoded by the coding sequence ATGAACCGCCTCCTCGAAGCCGAACTCATCTATGGCCGCCTGCTTCCCATCCGCGAGCCGCATCTCGTCGCGCGCTACAACAAGGCGCTCGTCGCCTTCGGTCTGCCTGAGACCAAACTCGCCGAATTCGACATCGACATTACCGGCTTCTCGCCGCAGGTGGCAGCCGAGCTTGGCGATCCCGACTATCTCGATCCGCTCAAGGTCAACAGGCGCTTCATCATCCTCACACCGGAGCAGGACAGTCTGCCGGTCGTGCATACGAGCTTTTCCAACACGGCCGGCCTGATGCACGAATTCTTCGCGGCCAATGCCCGTGCCATCCATGCCATCACGCTTCGGGACACGCTCTACGGCGAGATCGAGGACAGTGTGTCCGAGGTGAAGACGCTGGAAGACCTGTTGTCGATCAATGAGGTCAAGTTCAAGGTCCTCTCGGCGGAAGACCTGCTCGGCAAGGCCGGGCAGTTGCGGCAGCTCTGCGATGCGTTGGTGTCGAGCCCGGATGCCTGGCGCGATGACGACATGCTGAACCGCATGGTGGCGCTGGCGAAGGAGACCGGTGACATCCGCCAGAACACGCTGGTGCCGGACAAGCTTGTCTTCCGCCATGACGCTTTCTGGGCCGACCATTTCGGCGGCGTCTTCGTCTTCGTCGACGAGAAGATCACCACCGTGATCTGTGATCCCGAGGCGCCGGGCTTCCGTCGGTCACGGCCCTGGCAGGTCAGCTATATCTCGATCCATGATGCAGGCCTGGTCGGCGATTTTCTCGCGCGTACCGGCCGGCTCGAACTGCCGCGGGCGAGCTGGGTGGAAAGTTCTGGGCTCTTTGCCCATCGGCTGGAAATGGCACTGCTTTCGGTCGCTGCCTCTCTCGATCCGGTGCCGGATCTAAGCCGCACCGATGCCGTCTGGATGCAGACATTCCTGCATCGCAATGCAAAAGCGATCAACGAGCGCGGGGTCTATCCCATGCTCCAGGAGGCGCTGCGCACGCTTGGCCGCACCGGCAATCTGCGGATGGCCGACATCGATCCGAAACTGCGGCTCTGGCTCGTGCGTGCGGAGCCCAGCCATCCCGACCAGTGGCTGACAAACCGGCTGATCGCGCATCTGACGGCAGAGGATTTCGTCTCCCGCTTCGTCTTCGACAAGCAGGGTTTCTACCGCGCCTATGAACGCTATCCTGAAGCTTATCGCGATTATGTTGTATCCCGCCTGTCCGACACTTATCTGAAGGACAAGGCTGCGTTCCGCAAACGCCTCTATGGACTAGGAGATGACCATGCTTGA
- a CDS encoding AAA family ATPase translates to MSELTAGLTTLREDDIAKHLAVAQGLVTRFVVLDQGEATSGAPIAGTGRRFVSTVSTGSVRRTREIELAKTIQASGTADPLLTPAQHTVLYRVRRGVQVALAISDVFARQSELEPLQARNISAPLQGEEAARFKALLTSQAYVAAFAFAAYLKSTVAGEGEQLDGIRAPDFLFDTAQDALKSMIAGIDTAVQGAGDDATLIGRVRGVADLALDGLLTRKARFEHLGVFENAHIRVDQDDFTLSGFDAVPGAKSKPLTMSFKKPEEIVGNHIAKYQALKLAKMLMAYDFDRQMNPFVDLGGFLFTFIGDGMPGTGKTILIQMLAGLLNDYCQMAGYAFHYENFGVDQISSYQGKSGQNAKSFVNAVLNPRVIGFGTIDDIDQVTAKRSDDRASAGQHEVTAVLMESFAGASTVVRGNATFGMFSNYPENVDDALRQRAGARWLVDGPQTREDYIDIFSLLVGKNHSIPLGEHQLFAGQEIQKAVSRSYGEHDRPREDGLVAVWERYGTSEGKIETLADVGAYLHAIKLAEPRFTGRAIKNITDAIKMRAMDVELPDAWFESPQTFVHKSYDEKKAMISEMRGPVTMEMILQEINRYADSEFRYADKSDDAAVSEIIRRERQRERAIAEIERMKGEGMW, encoded by the coding sequence ATGAGTGAACTGACGGCAGGGCTGACCACGCTTCGGGAAGACGATATCGCCAAACATCTCGCGGTCGCTCAGGGGCTCGTGACGCGGTTCGTGGTGCTCGATCAGGGCGAGGCTACCTCCGGTGCGCCGATCGCCGGTACCGGACGGCGTTTCGTCTCGACGGTCTCGACCGGGTCCGTGCGGCGCACCCGCGAGATCGAGCTTGCCAAGACCATCCAGGCGAGCGGCACTGCCGATCCGCTGCTGACGCCTGCCCAGCATACCGTGCTCTACCGCGTGCGCCGCGGCGTGCAGGTGGCGCTTGCGATATCGGACGTTTTTGCCCGGCAGAGCGAGCTGGAGCCTTTGCAGGCCCGCAATATCAGTGCGCCCCTGCAGGGCGAGGAAGCCGCCCGGTTCAAGGCGCTTCTCACCTCCCAGGCCTATGTCGCGGCCTTTGCCTTCGCCGCTTACCTGAAGTCCACAGTGGCTGGCGAGGGGGAGCAGCTCGATGGCATCCGTGCGCCGGATTTCCTGTTCGATACGGCGCAGGATGCGCTCAAAAGCATGATCGCTGGCATCGATACGGCCGTGCAGGGTGCCGGTGACGATGCGACGCTGATCGGCCGGGTGCGTGGTGTCGCAGATCTCGCGCTGGACGGGCTTCTGACCCGCAAGGCGCGCTTCGAGCATCTCGGCGTCTTCGAAAACGCCCATATCCGCGTCGATCAGGACGATTTCACCCTCAGTGGTTTCGACGCTGTGCCGGGGGCAAAGTCGAAGCCGCTGACGATGAGCTTCAAGAAGCCGGAAGAGATCGTCGGCAACCACATCGCCAAATATCAGGCGCTCAAGCTCGCCAAGATGCTGATGGCCTATGATTTCGACCGGCAGATGAACCCCTTCGTCGATCTCGGCGGTTTTCTGTTCACCTTCATCGGCGACGGCATGCCGGGCACGGGCAAGACGATCCTGATCCAGATGCTGGCGGGTCTCTTGAACGACTACTGCCAGATGGCCGGCTACGCCTTTCACTACGAGAATTTCGGCGTCGACCAGATCTCGTCCTATCAGGGCAAGTCGGGCCAGAATGCCAAGAGCTTCGTCAACGCCGTGCTCAACCCGCGCGTCATCGGCTTCGGCACGATCGATGACATCGACCAGGTGACGGCCAAGCGCTCGGACGACCGGGCGTCCGCCGGCCAGCACGAGGTGACGGCCGTGCTGATGGAGAGCTTTGCCGGCGCCTCGACCGTGGTGCGCGGTAATGCCACTTTCGGGATGTTCTCCAACTATCCTGAAAACGTCGACGATGCGCTGCGCCAGCGCGCCGGTGCCCGCTGGCTGGTCGACGGGCCGCAGACACGCGAGGACTATATCGACATCTTCTCGCTGCTGGTCGGCAAGAACCATTCCATCCCGCTTGGCGAACACCAGTTGTTCGCCGGTCAGGAGATCCAGAAGGCCGTCAGCCGCTCCTATGGCGAGCACGACCGCCCCAGGGAAGACGGCCTGGTTGCCGTCTGGGAACGCTACGGGACGTCCGAGGGCAAAATCGAGACCCTGGCCGATGTCGGCGCCTATCTGCATGCGATCAAGCTCGCCGAACCGCGCTTCACCGGCCGTGCGATCAAGAACATCACCGATGCGATCAAGATGCGGGCAATGGATGTCGAACTGCCCGATGCCTGGTTCGAAAGCCCGCAAACCTTCGTCCACAAGAGCTACGACGAGAAGAAGGCGATGATCTCCGAGATGCGCGGGCCTGTGACGATGGAGATGATCCTGCAGGAAATCAACCGATACGCCGACAGCGAATTCCGCTACGCCGACAAGTCGGACGATGCAGCCGTGTCCGAGATCATTCGCCGGGAGCGGCAGCGCGAGCGGGCGATTGCCGAGATCGAGCGCATGAAGGGGGAGGGGATGTGGTGA
- a CDS encoding c-type cytochrome, which yields MKTSSLIVLLALTATPLPAFADGDPVAGAKAFKACQACHVATEAKNKVGPHLQGVVGRPIASIAGYKYSPAMTEFGQGKVWDEATLSQYLKAPKAVVKGTKMAYAGVKKDEDLVNIIAYLKDPAAGGQ from the coding sequence ATGAAGACGTCTTCACTGATCGTGCTGCTCGCACTGACGGCAACACCGTTGCCCGCTTTTGCCGACGGTGATCCGGTCGCCGGCGCCAAGGCGTTCAAGGCCTGCCAGGCCTGTCACGTCGCGACCGAGGCAAAGAACAAGGTCGGCCCGCATCTGCAAGGTGTCGTCGGCCGCCCGATCGCCTCGATCGCGGGCTACAAATATTCGCCGGCCATGACCGAATTCGGCCAGGGCAAGGTCTGGGACGAGGCCACACTGTCTCAATATCTCAAGGCGCCAAAGGCCGTCGTGAAGGGCACCAAGATGGCCTATGCCGGCGTCAAGAAGGACGAGGATCTCGTCAACATCATCGCCTATCTCAAGGATCCCGCTGCCGGCGGGCAGTGA
- a CDS encoding helix-turn-helix domain-containing protein, with protein sequence MTIASSFTTPNGEEMIVLSRKDYEALIARIEDLEDSLAVADFERKLAASEEELIPAEYVNRMGEGESPIRVWRDFRGMAAKDLAAAAGISTAYLSEIETGKKDGSVATLKAIADVLKLDLDDLYWRHEDRKVTDTA encoded by the coding sequence ATGACGATCGCATCATCGTTTACGACGCCAAATGGCGAAGAGATGATCGTACTCAGCCGCAAGGACTACGAAGCGCTCATCGCGCGCATCGAGGATTTGGAAGACAGTCTGGCTGTCGCCGATTTCGAGAGGAAACTTGCTGCGAGCGAGGAGGAACTGATCCCTGCCGAGTACGTCAACCGGATGGGTGAAGGTGAAAGCCCGATCCGCGTCTGGCGCGATTTTCGTGGCATGGCGGCCAAGGACCTTGCTGCTGCTGCCGGAATCAGCACCGCTTATCTGTCCGAGATCGAAACCGGCAAGAAGGACGGCAGTGTCGCAACACTCAAAGCGATCGCCGATGTCTTGAAGCTCGACCTTGATGACCTCTACTGGCGGCACGAGGACAGGAAGGTCACAGATACCGCATGA
- a CDS encoding type II toxin-antitoxin system RelE family toxin, which yields MRDVVYSKDAIRSLNRIPANEARRIRSKVLQYATDPASLANNVKKLRDSRYHRLRIGDWRVIFREDGTVVDVVRVAARGEAYEGEL from the coding sequence GTGCGGGACGTTGTTTACAGCAAGGATGCCATTCGTAGCTTGAACCGGATCCCGGCAAACGAGGCGCGACGTATCCGGTCGAAGGTTCTTCAGTATGCCACCGACCCGGCTTCCCTCGCCAACAATGTCAAAAAGTTACGTGACAGCCGTTACCATCGCCTGAGGATCGGGGACTGGCGCGTGATCTTTCGTGAAGACGGAACCGTCGTTGACGTGGTGCGTGTCGCAGCACGCGGTGAAGCCTATGAGGGAGAGCTCTGA